A window of the Butyricimonas virosa genome harbors these coding sequences:
- the hisS gene encoding histidine--tRNA ligase translates to MAQTPSIPKGTRDYSPEVMVKRNYIFDTIKSVFKLYGYLPLETPAMENLSTLMGKYGEEGDKLLFKILNSGDFLASVTNSEVEERNIPRLTNKICEKGLRYDLTVPFARFVVQHQNEISFPFKRYQIQPVWRADRPQKGRYREFYQCDVDVVGSDSLLNEVELVQIVDEVYKRLKINVRLLINNRKVLAGIAETIGHPDKLVDITVAIDKMDKIGAENVNAELREKGVSEEAIEKLQPILRLEGSNEEKLTRLQEILKDSETGLKGVAELSTVFRYLNQLDIQTEIKLDLTLARGLSYYTGAIFEVKAKDVEIGSITGGGRYDDLTGIFGMKNMSGVGISFGADRIFDVMNQLDIFPKDSTATTRVLFVNFGEKEEAFCLPVLKTLRNARINSEIYPEAAKMKKQMTYADKKSIPYVALVGENEINNNVVTLKNMLTGEQESVAISSLVDKLKSEN, encoded by the coding sequence ATGGCACAGACACCATCTATTCCGAAAGGAACAAGAGACTATTCACCGGAAGTTATGGTGAAAAGAAATTATATATTCGATACGATCAAGTCCGTATTCAAACTCTATGGTTACTTGCCGCTGGAAACTCCGGCAATGGAAAATCTTTCCACCCTCATGGGAAAATACGGCGAGGAAGGGGATAAATTACTTTTCAAGATTCTGAACTCCGGAGATTTCCTGGCGTCTGTTACCAATAGCGAAGTAGAGGAACGCAATATTCCCCGGCTGACCAACAAAATTTGCGAGAAGGGACTACGTTATGACTTAACCGTGCCTTTCGCCCGATTCGTGGTACAACACCAAAATGAAATATCATTCCCGTTCAAACGCTACCAGATTCAACCCGTGTGGCGAGCCGACCGTCCGCAGAAGGGACGCTATCGCGAGTTCTACCAGTGTGACGTGGATGTCGTGGGAAGTGATTCTTTACTGAACGAGGTGGAATTGGTACAAATCGTGGACGAGGTGTACAAACGACTGAAAATAAATGTACGCCTGTTGATCAACAACCGAAAAGTGCTGGCCGGAATTGCCGAAACGATCGGCCACCCCGACAAGCTGGTTGACATCACCGTTGCCATTGACAAAATGGACAAGATCGGTGCCGAAAACGTGAATGCCGAACTCCGGGAAAAAGGAGTGTCAGAAGAGGCTATTGAAAAATTGCAACCCATATTACGCTTAGAAGGCTCCAACGAAGAGAAGTTGACCCGCTTGCAAGAAATTTTAAAAGACAGCGAAACCGGATTAAAAGGAGTTGCAGAACTTTCTACCGTATTTCGTTATTTGAATCAACTGGATATCCAAACAGAAATAAAACTCGACTTGACACTTGCCCGCGGTTTGAGTTACTACACCGGAGCCATCTTCGAGGTAAAAGCCAAGGACGTGGAGATCGGGAGTATTACCGGAGGAGGACGTTATGATGATTTGACGGGAATTTTCGGGATGAAAAATATGTCGGGTGTCGGTATATCCTTCGGGGCCGACCGCATCTTCGACGTGATGAACCAACTGGACATCTTCCCCAAAGATTCCACGGCAACCACCCGTGTACTTTTCGTGAATTTCGGGGAAAAAGAAGAGGCTTTCTGTCTTCCCGTACTGAAAACCTTACGGAACGCAAGAATCAATTCCGAGATATACCCGGAAGCCGCCAAGATGAAGAAACAAATGACTTACGCCGATAAAAAGAGTATCCCCTATGTGGCCTTAGTCGGTGAAAACGAGATAAACAATAACGTGGTCACGCTGAAAAATATGCTCACCGGAGAACAAGAAAGTGTAGCTATTTCCAGCCTAGTAGACAAACTTAAAAGCGAGAATTAA
- the hutH gene encoding histidine ammonia-lyase, with product MTHYITPEKLTFEQIEKILTKKYKLALSDESKKLINDCKAYLDHKIATSDKPLYGITTGFGSLCKISISQEDLSQLQANLVMSHACSLGEPVHKDIIRLMLLLKAHALSLGKSGVQQVTVERIIDMFNHDVLPVVKELGSLGASGDLAPLANLFLPLIGEGEVFYKNKIYPAKEINAKFGWEPIQLGAKEGLALLNGTQFMSSHAVYALLNAFKVVKYADIIGALSLEAYDGRIDPFLPQIHEARPHPGQIETARNIRTLLEGSEFQKMEKTHVQDPYSFRCMPQVHGAVKDTVAYVASVVEREINSVTDNPTIFMEDDLIISGGNFHGEPLALVLDFLSIAIAELGSISERRVYRLIAGDRKTPEFLVANSGLNSGFMIPQYAAAAIVSKNKQLCSPCSVDSIPSSNEQEDHVSMGGNAATKTVKVIENVERVLAIELMNAAQAIDMQRPTKTSAYLENFLAEFRTIVPFNSQDRVMYQDIEAAVEFLKQGEFANFE from the coding sequence ATGACTCATTATATAACCCCAGAGAAATTAACTTTCGAGCAGATCGAAAAAATTTTAACTAAGAAGTATAAATTAGCTTTATCAGACGAGAGCAAGAAACTGATCAATGATTGCAAGGCTTACTTGGATCATAAAATCGCAACTTCTGACAAGCCTTTGTATGGAATCACAACCGGGTTCGGTTCTTTGTGTAAGATTTCCATCTCACAAGAAGATTTAAGCCAGTTACAAGCTAATCTGGTCATGTCTCACGCTTGTAGCTTGGGAGAACCCGTACACAAAGATATTATCCGTTTGATGTTGTTGCTCAAAGCTCACGCTCTTTCTTTGGGAAAATCCGGGGTACAACAAGTGACCGTGGAACGTATTATCGATATGTTCAACCATGACGTTCTTCCCGTGGTAAAAGAATTAGGCTCTTTGGGTGCATCCGGGGACTTGGCCCCGTTGGCAAACTTGTTCTTGCCGTTGATCGGCGAGGGTGAGGTGTTCTACAAGAATAAAATCTATCCAGCAAAAGAAATTAATGCCAAATTCGGCTGGGAACCCATCCAACTGGGAGCTAAAGAAGGATTGGCTTTGTTGAACGGTACTCAATTCATGAGTTCTCACGCTGTTTACGCTTTATTGAATGCCTTCAAAGTGGTAAAATATGCTGATATTATCGGGGCTTTATCACTGGAAGCATACGACGGACGCATCGATCCGTTCTTACCGCAAATCCATGAGGCTCGTCCTCATCCGGGACAAATTGAAACGGCTCGTAATATCCGCACCTTACTGGAAGGTTCAGAATTCCAGAAAATGGAAAAGACTCACGTGCAAGACCCGTACTCTTTCCGTTGTATGCCTCAAGTACACGGGGCTGTGAAAGATACCGTGGCTTACGTGGCATCTGTCGTTGAACGGGAAATCAACTCGGTAACCGACAACCCGACTATTTTCATGGAAGATGATTTGATTATTTCCGGTGGTAACTTCCACGGCGAACCGCTAGCTCTGGTATTAGATTTCTTGAGCATCGCTATCGCCGAATTGGGTAGTATCTCTGAAAGACGGGTATACCGTTTGATTGCCGGAGATCGTAAAACTCCTGAATTCCTCGTTGCCAATTCCGGCTTGAATTCCGGTTTCATGATCCCGCAATACGCCGCTGCTGCTATCGTCAGCAAGAACAAGCAGTTGTGCTCTCCGTGTTCCGTGGACTCCATCCCGTCATCCAACGAGCAGGAGGATCATGTCAGCATGGGTGGTAACGCCGCAACCAAAACAGTGAAAGTGATCGAGAACGTGGAAAGAGTGCTGGCTATCGAATTAATGAATGCCGCGCAAGCCATTGATATGCAACGGCCGACGAAAACATCTGCATATTTGGAAAACTTCTTGGCCGAATTCCGCACGATCGTACCATTCAACAGCCAAGACCGGGTGATGTACCAGGACATCGAGGCTGCCGTTGAATTTTTGAAACAAGGGGAGTTCGCTAACTTCGAATAA
- a CDS encoding biotin/lipoyl-containing protein, protein MKELLRFVSVISIAISLFSCASENIFSEENLEQSNIENVQIVRDFEVEITAPIPGVWKRMVEIGYTVKTGDAIGIIENDKGIFMIEVPDKDGKEISGIVTEIVTEDENSVVLDQGLIVITVEGELSAKSILVIPGILKSQEKK, encoded by the coding sequence ATGAAAGAATTATTACGTTTTGTTAGTGTGATAAGTATTGCAATTTCGTTATTTTCTTGTGCTTCGGAAAATATTTTTAGTGAAGAAAATCTTGAACAGTCAAACATAGAAAATGTGCAGATTGTTAGAGACTTTGAAGTTGAGATTACGGCTCCGATACCTGGTGTATGGAAGAGAATGGTGGAAATTGGATACACTGTAAAAACTGGAGATGCTATTGGAATAATTGAAAATGATAAAGGAATTTTCATGATAGAAGTTCCAGATAAAGATGGAAAAGAAATCTCTGGTATAGTTACTGAGATTGTAACAGAGGATGAAAATTCAGTAGTACTGGATCAAGGGTTAATTGTTATAACTGTAGAAGGAGAATTATCTGCTAAATCAATTTTAGTTATTCCTGGTATATTGAAAAGTCAAGAAAAGAAATGA
- a CDS encoding alpha-2-macroglobulin family protein, whose protein sequence is MMKRLLIITVLVFGVLVAFGQKNVSDKENETAPKTALIEAQKDYQKAVKEKNSPLLIQSLIRQIKYQSLIDIDSIPPMLQNLEEYIETDQNIVEKSILHSLLAELYQMYFNTQQYKINRRTPITGYVPRNMAEWTGNIYREKIFQHALDAVKARPQLSEVNCLTYKEILVLGKNSPALRPTMYDFLVYRSIDILNTISRYNKQEPITNKQLLFAPVKEFVQMPIEVKKMDAYSNTLKLYQSLLQSEIAAERTDAILISDLDRLEYANNVIGLSQNDSLYIQSLEQLSQQYSKNPYKVEILYKLAQYYYQGNYISSNRDPQKALDICNNGIRQFPKYFRIDVLKQLAKEITQTTVSYSINPNVYPGHKQEVNLSFKNLSEISISLYKITESTLEYLNLNKRVPKLEKISTHTYRLPKRLDSQDTILRLPVPNTGRYQLTMSYANNSKADSSYFSSSRLSTIARKTGETSYNVLVCDLISGKPIEGAKVKIYKRNGQKYSLAGEFSSDRNGIATLNESNPDNYYQVTLGEDNHGTINRLPYQYIGRTDALSSSVNLFTDRAIYRPGQIVYFCGISWEATQNASKALIGKNYTVTLQDMNQQVIAKQEVQTNKFGSFAGKFTLPKEVLNGMFIISTDGGRQMITVAEYKRPKFEITFNSLKDAYKLGDQLTVSGIAKTYSGVNIENSKVTYTVQARTFDWGLQENMIAAGKTQTNAKGEFEISFQTKESPNTPAIYRGFENYTVSVTVTTSNGETQEAQYPIIITNQRYQLTSLITPEINKDLPSKILVTTQNQLGYPLSENITYELLSLKPLQKLGEQYDEGNLPIDKKVREGTFTTGEDKKLEMNLSSLPSGAYLLKFAGTGNDKDITYQKVVYLYSTQDERPPYPTYYWCVQEKTTCAPGENAQILVGSSAKNVYVLYEIYSNQKFMERKRFILNNSNTTLSIPYKETYGPTADVFISYIKDNKFFLENITLTRKETSKQLDITTKTFRDHLTPGQQEEWSFVVKTEQGKAVIAEMMAGMYDVSLDKIHSHRWNFNPVYSTYSMSPRWRYTTYPLNGYLSERIKWANVPRFEYDVLNLYGLNQFGFSNGAQIMVRGYDGVPGALTEETTTDDVAVVAFGKVAGVSSLSNSDTKFYIRGLSSFKESRDEAPAADELASPEIRQNFQETAFFFPQLLTDSTGNVLIKFTVPESTTTWKFMALAHTPTMQFGQIEKLVVTSKKFMINTNLPRFVRTGDKVVLQATINNLTSEIQQGEAYLELFVPSTNAVISKQQVTFNVKAQENQTVSFEFTAPENMDLLGCRIIASSSEFSDGEQHVLPVVSNATLVTQTLPIFTSQQGQQTFKLNAPKGITPYRLTLELTANPIWYAVLALPTINTPQTDNVTEITASYYVSTLATAIANANPQITNTIRQWMQKSDATLTSPLEKTPELKSILLQLSPWVTEAQNETQQMHSLGELLDVNRQNYISQQAIDKLAELQNEDGGWSWFKGFNSSTFMTENVLEAMARLVSLNVTSHPEKVKKMQIKALQFLDKQIQESYKHVKTAGYSQILYLYTRSAYRDIPLTNALEAHKYYLGQLEASWTKLSLYEKALTAIAMERYGKTDIAKQIIRSLKEYSTTTPEMGMYWANNRSTLFTNSTIQTHVAIMSAFREIEGNSTDMELMKQWLLRQKQTQSWGSTPSTVDAIYALLLTGNNQLTSSEDLSVKLGNKNLNVSPEEKTLGYIKQTFMGKEITPKMMNVTLSKKQQQSSWGALYLQYFEKLDKITSHSGGISVKKNLFIQKEGDNGNTLTPLAGQDLQVGDRICIRITVTNDQDMQFVHLKDLRAGCFEPTEQLSSNRWQDNIGYYQETTDVATNFFFDFLPKGTHVFEYTVWIAQSGTYQDGITTLQCIYAPQYSANSDAGSLTVQ, encoded by the coding sequence ATGATGAAAAGATTACTTATTATCACGGTATTAGTATTCGGCGTACTTGTCGCTTTCGGACAAAAAAATGTTTCCGACAAAGAAAACGAGACAGCACCGAAAACAGCCTTAATCGAGGCGCAAAAGGATTATCAGAAAGCAGTAAAAGAAAAAAATTCTCCATTACTGATTCAATCATTAATCCGCCAGATCAAATATCAATCTTTAATTGACATAGACAGTATTCCTCCCATGTTACAAAACTTGGAAGAATACATAGAAACAGACCAGAATATTGTTGAAAAAAGTATTCTTCACTCATTATTGGCAGAACTCTACCAAATGTACTTCAATACCCAACAATATAAAATCAACCGGAGAACCCCAATCACGGGTTACGTACCTCGCAATATGGCAGAATGGACAGGTAATATATATAGAGAAAAAATATTCCAACACGCGCTGGATGCAGTAAAAGCCCGCCCCCAACTCTCCGAGGTTAATTGCCTCACGTACAAAGAAATTCTCGTACTCGGGAAAAACTCACCGGCACTTCGTCCGACGATGTACGATTTCCTTGTGTATCGCAGTATTGACATATTAAACACTATTTCTCGTTACAATAAACAAGAACCTATCACGAACAAGCAACTACTGTTCGCCCCAGTGAAAGAATTTGTACAAATGCCCATCGAAGTAAAAAAGATGGATGCTTATTCAAACACGCTCAAACTTTATCAATCGTTATTACAATCCGAGATCGCGGCTGAACGCACGGATGCAATTCTTATTTCCGACCTAGACCGTTTGGAGTATGCGAACAATGTCATCGGTTTAAGTCAGAACGATTCTTTATACATTCAGTCTTTAGAACAATTGTCACAACAATATAGCAAAAACCCTTACAAAGTTGAAATTCTCTACAAACTTGCCCAATATTATTACCAGGGAAATTATATTTCAAGCAATAGAGATCCTCAAAAAGCCTTGGATATATGTAATAACGGGATACGCCAGTTTCCCAAGTATTTCCGGATAGACGTTTTAAAACAATTAGCCAAGGAAATCACCCAAACTACCGTATCTTATTCTATAAATCCCAACGTGTACCCGGGACACAAACAAGAGGTGAACCTTTCCTTCAAGAACTTATCCGAGATTTCAATCTCGCTGTACAAAATCACGGAATCCACTCTGGAATACTTGAATTTGAACAAAAGAGTTCCAAAACTTGAAAAAATATCAACTCACACGTATCGTCTTCCCAAGCGATTGGATTCTCAGGACACGATTCTACGACTTCCCGTACCTAACACGGGACGCTATCAGTTAACAATGTCTTACGCGAATAATTCCAAAGCGGACTCATCCTATTTCAGTTCCAGCCGTCTATCTACCATCGCCCGTAAAACGGGAGAAACAAGTTATAATGTTCTTGTTTGTGATCTCATCAGCGGGAAACCCATCGAAGGAGCAAAAGTAAAAATCTACAAGAGAAACGGACAAAAGTACAGTCTTGCGGGAGAATTTTCTTCCGACAGAAACGGGATTGCAACGTTGAATGAATCCAATCCTGACAATTATTACCAAGTAACCCTAGGAGAAGATAATCATGGTACAATAAACCGCCTTCCCTACCAATACATTGGTCGTACCGATGCCCTATCATCCTCGGTAAACCTTTTCACTGACAGGGCAATATACCGTCCCGGACAGATCGTGTACTTCTGCGGCATCAGTTGGGAAGCCACCCAAAATGCGTCAAAAGCGCTTATCGGGAAAAATTACACGGTAACCTTACAAGACATGAATCAACAGGTTATCGCAAAACAAGAAGTACAGACAAACAAATTCGGCTCCTTTGCCGGAAAGTTCACCTTGCCCAAAGAAGTATTGAATGGTATGTTTATCATCTCTACTGATGGAGGTAGGCAAATGATCACCGTGGCAGAGTACAAACGTCCGAAATTCGAGATCACGTTTAACTCGCTAAAGGATGCCTATAAATTAGGGGACCAGCTTACCGTTTCCGGTATTGCCAAAACTTATTCCGGTGTCAACATCGAAAATAGCAAGGTTACCTATACCGTACAAGCCCGTACTTTTGATTGGGGCCTCCAAGAAAATATGATTGCAGCAGGAAAAACACAAACGAATGCAAAAGGAGAATTTGAAATTTCTTTCCAAACGAAAGAATCACCCAATACACCTGCAATATACAGAGGATTCGAAAATTACACAGTTTCCGTCACGGTTACAACGTCCAACGGGGAAACTCAGGAGGCACAATACCCGATTATTATCACAAATCAACGTTATCAATTAACCTCCCTCATAACCCCTGAAATCAATAAAGATCTTCCAAGTAAAATTCTGGTTACAACCCAAAACCAACTCGGTTACCCCCTGTCAGAAAATATCACATACGAACTACTCTCTCTTAAACCGTTACAGAAGTTAGGGGAGCAATATGACGAAGGGAATTTACCCATTGACAAAAAAGTTCGAGAAGGAACGTTCACTACCGGAGAAGACAAAAAACTGGAAATGAATTTATCATCCTTACCTTCCGGTGCATACTTATTGAAATTTGCGGGTACGGGGAACGATAAAGATATTACTTACCAAAAGGTCGTATATCTTTATTCCACTCAAGACGAACGACCTCCCTATCCTACTTACTATTGGTGCGTGCAGGAGAAAACGACATGCGCCCCTGGTGAAAATGCCCAAATTCTGGTAGGTTCGTCCGCTAAAAACGTATATGTGTTGTATGAAATTTATTCCAACCAGAAATTCATGGAACGCAAACGCTTCATACTAAATAATTCCAATACAACCCTGTCTATTCCTTACAAAGAAACTTATGGACCAACAGCTGATGTCTTTATCAGTTATATAAAAGATAACAAATTCTTCTTGGAAAACATTACTTTAACTCGTAAAGAAACAAGCAAACAACTGGATATTACCACGAAAACATTCCGGGATCACCTTACCCCCGGACAACAAGAAGAGTGGTCATTTGTTGTCAAAACGGAACAAGGAAAAGCTGTTATAGCTGAAATGATGGCAGGTATGTACGATGTCTCGCTGGATAAAATTCATTCACATCGTTGGAACTTCAATCCCGTCTACTCCACTTATAGCATGAGCCCAAGATGGAGATATACTACCTATCCGCTAAACGGTTATTTAAGCGAACGCATCAAATGGGCAAATGTCCCCAGATTTGAATATGATGTATTAAATCTATATGGCCTAAATCAGTTTGGATTCTCTAACGGGGCGCAGATCATGGTAAGAGGATACGATGGAGTACCGGGAGCCTTAACGGAAGAAACTACGACAGACGACGTAGCGGTTGTTGCTTTCGGAAAAGTAGCAGGAGTTTCCAGCTTAAGCAATTCGGATACGAAATTCTACATCAGAGGGCTATCTTCTTTTAAAGAATCCAGAGACGAGGCTCCGGCTGCCGATGAACTTGCCTCCCCGGAAATCAGACAAAATTTCCAAGAAACAGCTTTCTTCTTTCCCCAGCTTTTAACAGATTCAACCGGTAACGTGTTAATCAAATTTACAGTACCAGAATCAACCACCACATGGAAATTTATGGCTCTGGCACACACACCGACCATGCAATTCGGACAAATTGAAAAACTCGTCGTTACAAGTAAGAAATTCATGATTAATACGAACTTGCCACGATTTGTACGTACAGGGGATAAAGTCGTATTACAAGCCACAATTAATAATCTCACGTCGGAAATACAGCAAGGAGAAGCTTACCTTGAGTTATTCGTTCCCTCTACCAATGCAGTGATCAGCAAACAGCAGGTAACGTTTAACGTCAAGGCTCAGGAAAATCAAACCGTCAGCTTTGAATTTACCGCCCCGGAAAACATGGATTTACTCGGATGCCGCATTATTGCCTCTTCTTCAGAATTCAGTGATGGAGAACAGCACGTACTGCCCGTGGTTTCTAATGCAACTTTAGTCACCCAGACACTCCCCATATTCACGAGTCAACAAGGGCAACAAACATTCAAGCTGAATGCCCCGAAAGGCATCACCCCGTATCGCCTGACCCTAGAACTCACGGCAAACCCGATATGGTATGCAGTGTTAGCACTACCAACAATAAACACACCACAAACAGATAACGTGACCGAAATCACAGCATCCTATTATGTCAGCACACTTGCCACGGCCATTGCTAATGCAAACCCACAAATCACAAATACCATCCGGCAATGGATGCAGAAATCGGATGCAACCCTAACCTCTCCGTTAGAAAAGACCCCGGAATTGAAATCTATCCTGTTACAACTTTCTCCCTGGGTAACCGAGGCCCAGAATGAAACTCAACAGATGCATTCATTAGGAGAACTTCTGGATGTTAATCGCCAAAATTACATCTCGCAACAAGCGATCGACAAACTTGCCGAACTACAAAATGAAGATGGCGGATGGTCCTGGTTTAAAGGGTTTAATTCCAGTACCTTCATGACAGAAAACGTGCTGGAAGCTATGGCAAGACTTGTCTCTTTAAATGTTACAAGTCATCCTGAAAAAGTGAAAAAGATGCAAATCAAGGCATTACAATTCCTAGATAAACAAATACAGGAATCCTACAAACATGTGAAGACAGCCGGGTATTCTCAAATCTTGTACTTGTACACACGTAGTGCATACCGGGATATTCCATTAACAAATGCACTAGAAGCCCACAAGTATTATCTTGGTCAACTGGAGGCGTCGTGGACAAAACTTTCTCTTTATGAAAAAGCCTTGACCGCCATTGCCATGGAACGTTACGGGAAAACGGATATCGCAAAACAAATCATTCGCTCCCTGAAAGAATACTCCACGACAACCCCCGAAATGGGAATGTATTGGGCAAACAATCGTTCTACCCTGTTCACGAACTCCACGATTCAAACCCACGTGGCCATCATGAGTGCATTCCGGGAAATCGAAGGAAATTCCACGGACATGGAGTTGATGAAACAATGGTTATTGCGGCAGAAACAAACCCAGAGCTGGGGATCAACACCAAGCACGGTAGACGCCATTTATGCCTTGTTGCTCACGGGAAATAATCAACTGACATCATCGGAAGATCTGAGTGTCAAACTCGGAAACAAAAATTTAAATGTTTCCCCGGAAGAAAAAACGCTCGGTTACATCAAGCAAACTTTCATGGGTAAAGAAATTACTCCAAAAATGATGAACGTAACTCTTTCAAAGAAACAGCAACAATCAAGTTGGGGTGCTCTATATTTACAATACTTTGAAAAGCTAGATAAGATTACCAGTCATTCAGGCGGTATCTCTGTGAAGAAAAATCTCTTCATTCAAAAAGAAGGAGATAATGGAAATACTCTGACGCCACTAGCAGGACAGGATTTACAAGTCGGAGATCGAATTTGTATCCGAATCACGGTAACCAATGATCAGGATATGCAATTCGTACATCTGAAAGATCTGAGAGCCGGATGTTTCGAACCCACGGAACAGCTCTCTAGTAACCGTTGGCAAGACAATATTGGTTATTACCAAGAAACCACGGATGTCGCGACAAATTTTTTCTTTGACTTCCTTCCAAAAGGCACTCACGTGTTCGAATACACGGTATGGATTGCCCAAAGCGGGACTTATCAAGATGGCATTACCACATTACAATGTATTTATGCTCCACAATATTCAGCAAATAGTGATGCTGGAAGTCTTACCGTTCAGTAA
- a CDS encoding response regulator transcription factor, which translates to MGHKILLVEDDPCFGSVLKSYLELSDYDVIHCTNGVDGFEAFRKEKFDLCLLDVMMPEMDGFTLGKKIRELDVTVPFVYITAKSMKDDMKLGYEIGADDYIVKPFDSELLIFKIKAILSRCEHEETEVKPKLIELGAYLFNTELRTITKGDDVIKLTPKESRLLELLYYHRDGLLQRDKALNEIWGASDYFTARSMDVYVTKLRKYFKDDPAIKIENVHGSGFRLILEEK; encoded by the coding sequence ATGGGACATAAAATACTCTTGGTAGAAGACGATCCTTGTTTCGGGTCGGTTCTGAAATCTTATTTGGAGTTATCCGATTACGATGTGATACACTGCACGAACGGAGTCGATGGCTTTGAAGCATTTCGTAAGGAAAAGTTCGATTTGTGTCTATTGGATGTGATGATGCCCGAGATGGATGGTTTTACTTTAGGTAAGAAAATCCGGGAGCTGGACGTTACAGTACCTTTCGTGTATATCACCGCTAAAAGTATGAAGGATGACATGAAATTGGGTTACGAGATTGGGGCAGATGATTATATTGTTAAGCCGTTTGATTCCGAGTTATTGATTTTTAAGATTAAAGCTATTCTCAGTCGTTGCGAACACGAGGAAACGGAAGTGAAACCTAAGTTGATAGAGTTGGGAGCTTACTTGTTTAACACGGAGTTGCGTACGATTACAAAAGGTGATGACGTTATCAAGTTGACCCCAAAAGAGTCTCGTTTATTGGAATTATTATATTATCATCGGGATGGCCTGTTACAACGTGATAAGGCGTTGAACGAGATTTGGGGAGCTAGCGATTACTTCACGGCTCGTAGTATGGATGTTTATGTGACCAAGTTGAGAAAATATTTTAAAGATGATCCAGCGATCAAAATAGAAAATGTACACGGATCAGGTTTCCGCTTAATTCTGGAAGAGAAATAA